The Desulfuribacillus alkaliarsenatis nucleotide sequence AGTAACAACTAGCACTATTCTATCTTCGGCATTATCAGATTTAACATTACTACATCCAATTACTCCAATAATAATGGCTAAAATAAGTAAACTTGCGGCAATAATAGCAAATTTGCGTGATTTCCCCATGGCTTTTTCCCCCATAACTACGCTCTACTAAACTTCTACTGAACGTTTACTGTCACTACTGAAAAAAGTCTTTTTCATTAAACTTATTAACGAAAAAGACTGATTAATTCAATCTATCTTATTGTAAATGATTTATCTTCTTGGCCAGGCTTCCATTCAATTTCTATTTCAAACTTGTGCCGTTCACCTTTGCTTTCATACTTAAGCTCTAGCTTTGTGTTGCCTTCAGGTCTGATATCAAACTGCTCGCCTGCTTGTTCAATTTGAAATGAACCTTGTGTGTCAAGCTTGTCAGCAACAACTCTGAGGAAATCCGCAATTTCATTGACTGTTCTACGTTCTTCACTCTTAAAGTGCACAACCGTTCTTGGCTTCTGGTCCATAACCATAGCAAACACTCCTTTTAAAATAGTAATTTCAAGCTTTTTATTATATGCTTTTGTTACTCTTTTAGTACTTATATTCTACCATCTCAACACTGTCATTGTCCAAGCTTTTACCCAACTTCACACAATGAAAGCGTTATTATTTTAAGATTTTGTTAACACGTGAAAGCAATACATCAGAAGTAAATGGTTTACTTATAAAGTCATTCACTTTATAGCGTACCGCAAGCTCTACTACGTCCTTCGAAGGCTTCCCTGTAATTAAAAGAACAGGGATTTTTTCCGTAATTGGGTTGAAGCGAATGTTCTCCAATGCTGTCAGCCCGCTCATACCAGGCATATGTAAGTCTGTAATAATCAGAGCATACTCATTGAAGTCCTTTGTCACATTAAAAAACACCTCAGCGTCGTTAAATTCTTCCACTTGATATTGCTCTTGCTCTAGAATCTGCCTTGCATAAACACGAAATGTTTTACTGTCATCAATTAATGCAATTTTTCTCACGAAACCTATCCCCTATCCATTCTATATGCACACAAAAAACCGACCATAAGTATGGTCGGTTGCGCTACTCGCTCATAATCATCTAAAGCGCCCAAATAATAGATGACTCTTCTTTGCTTCCAATACAGTATATAGTTTTTTCTCTAGTCAAGTTTTATTAAATTATACTATATGAAATACAAATTTTGCAATTTATAATTTAAAACTTTTGCTCAGTTCTTGTAAGTCTTCTGCCATATCGTTCAACTGCTCTGCTGCGTTTACAACCGTTTTCATAATAACCAA carries:
- a CDS encoding amphi-Trp domain-containing protein — encoded protein: MVMDQKPRTVVHFKSEERRTVNEIADFLRVVADKLDTQGSFQIEQAGEQFDIRPEGNTKLELKYESKGERHKFEIEIEWKPGQEDKSFTIR
- a CDS encoding response regulator codes for the protein MRKIALIDDSKTFRVYARQILEQEQYQVEEFNDAEVFFNVTKDFNEYALIITDLHMPGMSGLTALENIRFNPITEKIPVLLITGKPSKDVVELAVRYKVNDFISKPFTSDVLLSRVNKILK